A single region of the Pelecanus crispus isolate bPelCri1 chromosome 10, bPelCri1.pri, whole genome shotgun sequence genome encodes:
- the UBE2D1 gene encoding ubiquitin-conjugating enzyme E2 D1 isoform X4, protein MLENPTLCSCKEKPLLKPDSAYQGGVFFLTVHFPTDYPFKPPKIAFTTKIYHPNINSNGSICLDILRSQWSPALTVSKVLLSICSLLCDPNPDDPLVPDIAQIYKSDKEKYNRHAREWTQKYAM, encoded by the exons ATGTTGGAAAATCCTACTCTTTGCAGCTGCAAAGAGAAACCACTTCTTAAG cctgaTAGTGCATATCAAGGGGGAGTATTTTTTCTCACAGTACACTTTCCAACAGACTATCCTTTCAAACCACCAAAG attGCTTTTACAACAAAAATATACCACCCAAACATAAACAGTAATGGGAGTATTTGTCTTGATATCCTGAGATCGCAATGGTCACCAGCTCTGACTGTATCTAAAG ttttattgtCCATATGCTCCTTACTTTGTGATCCTAATCCAGATGATCCTTTAGTACCGGATATTGCACAGATCTACAAGTCAGACAAGGAAAA ATACAACAGACACGCGAGAGAATGGACTCAGAAATATGCAATGTAA
- the UBE2D1 gene encoding ubiquitin-conjugating enzyme E2 D1 isoform X1: MALKRIQKELSDLQRDPPAHCSAGPVGDDLFHWQATIMGPPDSAYQGGVFFLTVHFPTDYPFKPPKIAFTTKIYHPNINSNGSICLDILRSQWSPALTVSKVLLSICSLLCDPNPDDPLVPDIAQIYKSDKEKYNRHAREWTQKYAM, from the exons GAACTAAGTGATCTGCAGCGAGACCCACCAGCCCACTGTTCTGCTGGACCTGTTGGAGATGACT TGTTTCACTGGCAAGCGACAATTATGGGACCT cctgaTAGTGCATATCAAGGGGGAGTATTTTTTCTCACAGTACACTTTCCAACAGACTATCCTTTCAAACCACCAAAG attGCTTTTACAACAAAAATATACCACCCAAACATAAACAGTAATGGGAGTATTTGTCTTGATATCCTGAGATCGCAATGGTCACCAGCTCTGACTGTATCTAAAG ttttattgtCCATATGCTCCTTACTTTGTGATCCTAATCCAGATGATCCTTTAGTACCGGATATTGCACAGATCTACAAGTCAGACAAGGAAAA ATACAACAGACACGCGAGAGAATGGACTCAGAAATATGCAATGTAA
- the UBE2D1 gene encoding ubiquitin-conjugating enzyme E2 D1 isoform X2, whose protein sequence is MELSDLQRDPPAHCSAGPVGDDLFHWQATIMGPPDSAYQGGVFFLTVHFPTDYPFKPPKIAFTTKIYHPNINSNGSICLDILRSQWSPALTVSKVLLSICSLLCDPNPDDPLVPDIAQIYKSDKEKYNRHAREWTQKYAM, encoded by the exons GAACTAAGTGATCTGCAGCGAGACCCACCAGCCCACTGTTCTGCTGGACCTGTTGGAGATGACT TGTTTCACTGGCAAGCGACAATTATGGGACCT cctgaTAGTGCATATCAAGGGGGAGTATTTTTTCTCACAGTACACTTTCCAACAGACTATCCTTTCAAACCACCAAAG attGCTTTTACAACAAAAATATACCACCCAAACATAAACAGTAATGGGAGTATTTGTCTTGATATCCTGAGATCGCAATGGTCACCAGCTCTGACTGTATCTAAAG ttttattgtCCATATGCTCCTTACTTTGTGATCCTAATCCAGATGATCCTTTAGTACCGGATATTGCACAGATCTACAAGTCAGACAAGGAAAA ATACAACAGACACGCGAGAGAATGGACTCAGAAATATGCAATGTAA
- the UBE2D1 gene encoding ubiquitin-conjugating enzyme E2 D1 isoform X3 produces MALKRIQKELSDLQRDPPAHCSAGPVGDDLFHWQATIMGPPDSAYQGGVFFLTVHFPTDYPFKPPKIAFTTKIYHPNINSNGSICLDILRSQWSPALTVSKADCACRTEEKLVKRASESNEFGCKWKTLILTCVGLPD; encoded by the exons GAACTAAGTGATCTGCAGCGAGACCCACCAGCCCACTGTTCTGCTGGACCTGTTGGAGATGACT TGTTTCACTGGCAAGCGACAATTATGGGACCT cctgaTAGTGCATATCAAGGGGGAGTATTTTTTCTCACAGTACACTTTCCAACAGACTATCCTTTCAAACCACCAAAG attGCTTTTACAACAAAAATATACCACCCAAACATAAACAGTAATGGGAGTATTTGTCTTGATATCCTGAGATCGCAATGGTCACCAGCTCTGACTGTATCTAAAG CTGACTGTGCATGCAGAACTGAGGAGAAACTGGTGAAGAGAGCTTCAGAATCAAATGAATTTGGATGTAAATGGAAAACCCTGATACTGACGTGTGTGGGCTTACCTGATTGA